A segment of the Longimicrobium sp. genome:
TTCGGCGACACCGCGTCGCTGGCGCCGGGAGACAAGCGCGTGCTCGCGCGGCGCCCGCTGGGGCCCCGGCACGCGCTGCTCACCACGGAGCGCTACGACGCGTTCGGCGGCCTGCTGCGGGAGAGCGCCCGCCGCGGGGAGACGACGCCGCTGGTGGAGATCGCGGGGAACGACGACATCGTGGTCACGGGGGTGGCGCCGCGGGAGTGGCGCTACGTGGGCCCCGACGCGGAGTTCCTGTACGCGCTCCCGCTGGCCAGCGACGCGCGCCGCATCCGCCCCGTGCTGAAGGTGCGCACGCGCGACCTCCTCCCCTTCCTGCGGCGCATGGAGGCCGAGGGGCGGCTGGCGGTGGACCACGTCTACGACTACTGAGGGCCGGCTCCGGAATCAGCTGTGCACCACGGAAAGAGGTTATCCTGAGGCCGGCCAGACCGCAGCCGCGTCCACGCGAATCGTCGCAGGCCGAAGGATCCGTGGCCTGCATTGCGAAGGATCTTCGCCGATACGGGCCATAGATCCTTCGGGCGCGCAGGCTCTCGCGCGGAAACGAGTCGAGCGCACGCGCCCTCAGGATGACAGCATTGAGGGTCGTGCTCAAATCAACGTCTCTCCATCACACACACCGGGAGGGGTGATGCTCAGTCTCAGGAAGGTGGCGTTCGGGGTGGGGCTGTTCGGCACGATCGTGGTGATCCTGGGATGGATCCCGGGGATCTCGCCGCACGCGGGGCACGAGCGCATGATGTTCGGCGCGTTCGCCATCAGCGCCGTCGACGACATCACCCACGGGCTCACCGCGCTGGCGGCGTTCGCGGCCGCGCTGCACTCCGAGCGCGCCAGCCGGCTGTTCCTGGTGACGTTCGGGTCGTACTACGCGCTCGACGCCACCTTCTGGCTCCTCAACGGCTTCGTCAACGACCAGCCCTGGACGGCCGACATCATGCTCAACCTGCCGCACGTGGTGGTGTCGTCCATCATGCTGGCCGCCGCGTACGGGCTCAAGCCGGCCGACGACCGCGCGAGGGCGCCGGCCCCGGCCTGAAGACGAAACCCCAAAGCCTCACACGGAGGAAACGGAGTCGACGGAGAACTGCATCGGGGTTCTCCGTTGACTCCGTTGACTCCGTGTGAGACATGCGGTTTACCGATCTCGATTCCGAGCGATGGCAGATCGATACGACGTGATCGTCGCCGGGCTGGGGGCGATGGGGAGCGCCTCGGCGTACCACCTGGCGGCGCGCGGGGCGAAGGTGCTGGGGCTGGAGCGCTTCGGGCCGCGCCACGCTCTGGGCTCCTCGCACGGCGACAGCCGCATCATCCGCGAGATGTACTTCGAGCACCCGCTCTACGTCCCCCTCGTCCAGCGCGCGTACGAGCTGTGGGAAGCCCTGGAGCGGGACGCGGGCGCGCCCCTGATGCACGTCGCCGGCGGTCTGATGCTCGGCCCCGCGGACGGCATGCTCGTCACCGGGACGCTGCGCAGCGCGGCGGAGCACGGCCTACCGCACGAGGTGCTCTCGGCGCGGCAGGTGCACGCCCGCTGGCCCGCGTTCGACCCGGTCGAGGAGTTCGTCGCCGTGGTGGACCCGCGGGCGGGCTTCCTGCGCCCGGAGGACTGCACCGGGGCGCACCTGGCGCTGGCCGCCGGCCGCGGGGCGGAGCTGCGCTTCGAGGAGCCGGCGACGGCCTGGGAGGCGGACGGCGAGGGCGTGCGGGTGCGCACCCCCGCGGGCACCTACCGCGCCGGGCGCCTCCTCGTCGCCGCCGGCGCGTGGACGCGGGAGCTGCTGCCGGGGCTCGACCTGCCGCTCGCCGTCGAGCGCCAGGTGCCGTTCTGGCTCGGCGCGGCGGGAGAGGAGTACGAGCCGGAGCGCTGCCCTATCTACGCGTGGGAGCACACGCCGGGGTTCATCGGCTACGGCTTCCCGCGCCTGGAGCGGGGGGTGAAGGCGGCGCTGATGCACCAGGGCGAGGTCTGCGCGGGTCCGGACCAGGTGCGGCGCGAGGTGGACCCGGCCGAGGTGGAGCCGCTGCGGGCGGCGCTGCGGCAGATCCTGCCAGGCTTGGCCGGCGCGCCGGTGCGCGGGGGCCAGGTGTGCCTGTTCACCAACACGCCGGACGGCGACTTCCTGGTCGACTTCCATCCCGAGCACCCGCAGGTGCTCCTCTCCAGCCCGTGCTCCGGCCACGGCTTCAAGTTCGCCTCCGCCATCGGCGAGCTCCACGCCGACCTCCTGCTGGAGGGCCGCACCCGCTTCGACCTCGCGCCGTTCCGGCTGGAACGGTTCGCGGGATGAGCGCCTCCCGCGGGCGGGCACGACTCCGCCCCGCGTACACGCCGTCCCGGTCGGGCCATCCGGACGTCCGGGGGGGTTGCGCGGTCGCCGCTCACAGCGCATGTTTGTCGTCCGTAACGCGTTGGGTCGAAAGGGGCTACCGTTCATCGAGGTACCATTCGGCTGTCCCGCCGCACCGATCGGCGGTGAGGGCCGGGCGTGGCACCCCTCGAAGTCGTCCGGGCCGACGTTCCGCCACGCCTCCGGACGCCTCCGCCCCCCTCGAAGCTTCCCATCATCCATCCAGTCGAAGGCACGCGGCCCGGGCAGATCCCCGGGCCGGGAAAGCCGTCGACCTCCTGAACGATCTCCGTTGGCGGGATCCGCTTCGCCGGGCTCGCGCTCCACGCTGATCACGTGAAGCGCCGGCGACCGGCCGGCCCGGTTCCGCCGCTGTCGGTGCCGGTCGGTATCTCCAGGTCTCTCTCCAATCTCTTTCCCCACCGTCCGATGAGCTCTCCGTTCCCCAGTTCCCGCCACCGGCGCCGCCTCGCCGGGCTCTGCGGCGCCGCCGCCCTGTTCCTGGCGGCCCCCGCGCCGGCCCAGCACGCCGACCGCTTCACGCAGGCGCTCGAGCGGGAAGCCGCCGGCGACTTCGCGGGCGCGCGCGCCCTCCTGCGCCACCCCGCCGTGCTGCGCGACACCGCCCAGGCGGAGCACGCGCGCAGGCTCGACCTGCTGCTGCGCACGCTGGACGCCGCCCACTCGTACCTGCACGCGGGCTACCCCGACAGCGCGATGTCGGTGGTAACCGGGCTGCGCCTGGACCCCGTGGGCGACGTCTACCTCAACATGCGCCGGCTGCGGATGGTCGACTCGCTCCACGAGCTCGCCCGCCAGCGCGCGGATGCGGCGGGCCGTGAAAAGCTGAGGCTCGCGCAGGCGGACTTCCGGGCCGGCCGGCTCGACATGGCGATCGAGAAGCTGACGGCCCTGCAGTCCGCCAAGGGCACCTCCCGCGCGTTCCGAGACCTCGTGGACGCCGAGCTGCGCCGGGCCCAGGAGGAGAAGCGCACGATGAGCCGGGAGTTCGCCGCCAGCGCGCTCAGCGAGTTCGGAACTTCCAGCAAGACCCTCCTGCGGCTCCTGGGCTGGCTGGCGGTCGGCGTCGTGATGGCGGGGCTGCTCACGATGC
Coding sequences within it:
- the solA gene encoding N-methyl-L-tryptophan oxidase is translated as MADRYDVIVAGLGAMGSASAYHLAARGAKVLGLERFGPRHALGSSHGDSRIIREMYFEHPLYVPLVQRAYELWEALERDAGAPLMHVAGGLMLGPADGMLVTGTLRSAAEHGLPHEVLSARQVHARWPAFDPVEEFVAVVDPRAGFLRPEDCTGAHLALAAGRGAELRFEEPATAWEADGEGVRVRTPAGTYRAGRLLVAAGAWTRELLPGLDLPLAVERQVPFWLGAAGEEYEPERCPIYAWEHTPGFIGYGFPRLERGVKAALMHQGEVCAGPDQVRREVDPAEVEPLRAALRQILPGLAGAPVRGGQVCLFTNTPDGDFLVDFHPEHPQVLLSSPCSGHGFKFASAIGELHADLLLEGRTRFDLAPFRLERFAG